Proteins encoded in a region of the Triticum dicoccoides isolate Atlit2015 ecotype Zavitan chromosome 3A, WEW_v2.0, whole genome shotgun sequence genome:
- the LOC119267042 gene encoding snurportin-1-like: MAPPQHDPRRPYKRPAISDQQRRRDSALQTQSARRADAQARARSLANSLLSXXPSSPAAADQPPPSLEARDERGHDPTVADVASAAAKLRGPDQRRWFARQIMLPEWMVDAPPHLARDWHVSARPAGKRCMVVSSNGITISRLRNGTILHRFPSALPNGSKKGLSGPASSYSILDCIFHEPDETYYIVDMICWRGYSLYDCTAEFRFFWVNSKLTETSAGDPPSAYHRYRFSVVPMYESTLDGLQTAYSGSTPYVKDGLLFYNRHAHYQAGITPLTLVWKDNTCSQYLLDTDSEGQVPTEQHVVLELQEDGKLVTSDDPPIAFGSLDNEFIQKSNLRPGNLLRFSVRDESVKLVDGKMEIGELQLAGKLNRSRTFADSHSKVLFQYAARHAPLRIEDLVASVQSNSMEIESTDIEMQG, from the exons atggcgccgccgcagcaCGACCCCCGCCGCCCCTACAAGCGCCCGGCCATCTCCGACCAGCAGCGCCGCCGCGACTCCGCACTCCAGACCCAGTCCGCCCGCCGCGCCGACGCCCAGGCGCGCGCGCGCAGCCTCGCCAACTCCCTGCTCTC NNNNNNNccctcctcccccgccgccgccgaccagccCCCGCCCTCCCTCGAGGCCCGCGACGAACGCGGCCATGATCCCACCGTCGCCGACGTCGCGTCGGCCGCAGCCAAGCTCCGGGGCCCCGACCAGCGCCGCTGGTTCGCCCGCCAGATCATGCTCCCCGAGTGGATGGTCGACGCCCCTCCCCACCTCGCCCGCGACTG GCATGTTTCTGCCAGACCTGCTGGCAAACGATGCATGGTCGTGTCGTCGAACGGCATCACGATTAGCAGGCTCCGTAACGGAACGATTCTTCACCGGTTCCCCTCCGCCTTGCCCAACGGGTCAAAGAAAGGGCTCTCTGGCCCTGCAAGCTCCTACTCTATCCTCGACTGCATATTCCATGAG CCTGATGAGACGTACTACATCGTTGATATGATTTGTTGGCGAGGCTATTCGCTGTATGACTGCACTGCCGAGTTCAGATTTTTCTGGGTGAACTCCAAGCTTACGGAGACTTCTGCTGGTGATCCTCCATCGGCATACCATCGGTATAGATTCAGTGTTGTCCCTATGTATGAGTCCACGCTTGATGGCCTTCAAACAGCATATTCGGGAAGCACACCTTATGTTAAAGATGGCTTGCTGTTCTATAACAG GCATGCACATTATCAAGCTGGAATCACACCCCTTACATTAGTATGGAAAGACAATACCTGCAGCCAATACCTTCTTGATACAGATAGCGAGGGACAAGTTCCAACTGAGCAACAC GTTGTGTTGGAGCTGCAAGAGGATGGAAAGCTAGTTACTTCTGATGATCCTCCAATTGCATTTGGTAGCTTGGACAACGAATTTATCCAGAAG TCAAACCTGCGGCCAGGGAACCTTCTTCGCTTCAGTGTAAGAGATGAAAGTGTGAAACTTGTGGATGGAAAGATGGAGATTGGTGAGCTGCAACTTGCCGGAAAGTTGAACCGCTCTCGTACTTTTGCTGACAGCCACTCCAAA GTTTTGTTCCAGTATGCTGCCAGGCATGCTCCTCTGAGAATTGAGGATCTGGTAGCTTCTGTTCAATCAAACAGTATGGAGATTGAATCCACAGATATTGAAATGCAAGGTTGA